CCCTTACCGAACACCGTATCAACTTCCGGAAAACTTTTAATGATCTTATCGGTTTTCTGTGTCAGTGCTTTGCTTTGATCCACTGAGATACCATACGGTGTTACAGGCATATACATAACGGTTTGCTCATTGAGCATAGGCATAAATTCCCAGTTTAATTTTTGGTAAAGAGGGAGTGAAAATGCAAGTCCGCCAATAGCAAGAAAAATAACGAGGTATTTGAATTTTAAAGCATGGACCAGAAGTGGATGATACAGCCAAATAAAAAAACGATTCAGCGGGTTTTTTGATTCGGGTATGATCCTTCCTTTGATGAAATATATCATGAGTACAGGTACCAGTGTGACAGAGAGTATCGCTCCTGCTGTCATTGCAAAGGTTTTTGTAAAAGCAAGGGGGTTAAACAGTAACCCCTCTTGACCGGAAAGTGCAAAGATGGGCAAAAAAGAGACGACCACAAGTGCCAGGGCAAAAAAGATAGGACGTCCTACAAGTTGAGAAGATTGAATGATGGTTTTGATACGCTCATCATTCTTCAGAGGTTCACCATGTTCTTTGGTTTTTTTATGTATGGCCTTATGTGTATTTTCTATCATCACGATAGAAGCATCTACCATGGCACCGATAGCGATAGCGATACCTCCCAGACTCATAATATTAGAGTCAATGCCAAAGATCTTCATCAGTAAAAATGGGAGGGCTATGGTTAAGGGGAGTACGATGAGCATGATAAGTATGGAACGAAAGTGCATCAAGAATAGACCAATGACCAGGATCACGATGATACTCTCTTCGAATAATGTCGTTTGAAGTGTTTTGATCGCTGATGCTATCAGCCCTGAACGGTCATAGGTCGTAACAACGTTCACATCTTCTATTTGGAGTTCTTGCATTTTGGACTTGATACGTTTTATGACCGAGTATACATCTTCCCCATACCGTACCATGACGATACCTCCGACCACTTCTCCCTCTCCATTGAGGTCAGCCAGTCCGCGTCTGGCACTTGGGACCCTCTCTACACGTCCCACTTGAGAGAGAGTCAGAGGCACACCGTTTTTGGTCGTCACGACAAGTTGACGTATCTCATCCAGATCTTTGATATAGCCTTTGGCCTGTACCATCCATTCATAACCGTTTTGAATGACGATGCGTCCACCTGTGTCATTATTGTTCTCTTTGAGTGTTTTAGAAATATCCTTGATAGAAAGATTGTACTGGACCAGTGCATCATTGTTCACCGTAATCTGATACGTTGGTACAAATCCTCCTATACTGGCTACTTCACTCACCCCGTCCACACCCATCAGCGCGTATTTGTAGTAGTAGTCTTGAATCGTTCGCAGTTCATCAAGGGTCTTTGTTTGAGAGGTCAGTGCATATTCGTATACCCATCCTACACCTGAAGCATCAGGTCCAAGGGTGACTTCCATCGTATCTGGAAGCTGACTTTGTATGGATGCAAGCTGTTCAAGTACACGGCTTCTTGCGGAATAGAGGTCTGTACCTTCTTTAAAGATAATGTAGATCAGGGCAGTTTCATAGGTTGAAAAACCGCGGACGGTTTCAATATCCGATATCGCAAGAAATTGTGAAACCAGTGGATAGGTTCCCTGCTCTTCGATGATCTCCGGGCTTTG
The sequence above is drawn from the Sulfurovum sp. TSL1 genome and encodes:
- a CDS encoding efflux RND transporter permease subunit — protein: MIERLIVFSAKNRFLVLMTTLFLIIGSIWAMRNTPLDALPDLSPPQVIVQVTWKGQSPEIIEEQGTYPLVSQFLAISDIETVRGFSTYETALIYIIFKEGTDLYSARSRVLEQLASIQSQLPDTMEVTLGPDASGVGWVYEYALTSQTKTLDELRTIQDYYYKYALMGVDGVSEVASIGGFVPTYQITVNNDALVQYNLSIKDISKTLKENNNDTGGRIVIQNGYEWMVQAKGYIKDLDEIRQLVVTTKNGVPLTLSQVGRVERVPSARRGLADLNGEGEVVGGIVMVRYGEDVYSVIKRIKSKMQELQIEDVNVVTTYDRSGLIASAIKTLQTTLFEESIIVILVIGLFLMHFRSILIMLIVLPLTIALPFLLMKIFGIDSNIMSLGGIAIAIGAMVDASIVMIENTHKAIHKKTKEHGEPLKNDERIKTIIQSSQLVGRPIFFALALVVVSFLPIFALSGQEGLLFNPLAFTKTFAMTAGAILSVTLVPVLMIYFIKGRIIPESKNPLNRFFIWLYHPLLVHALKFKYLVIFLAIGGLAFSLPLYQKLNWEFMPMLNEQTVMYMPVTPYGISVDQSKALTQKTDKIIKSFPEVDTVFGKGGRANSATDPAPLGMIETIITFKPRSQWRAGMTYEKLMAEMEEALQVPGLVNSWTYPIRGRIDMLLSGIRTPLGIKLYGKDAQGLQSVAMQIESKLRALKGTQSVFSDQASAGYFIDINIDTEALQRYNISKSLIDDYTSAAIGGKKITTMYKGLERYPIALRFEEEERRNLDDIRNIPVKTPLGFVPLSTFATVIYKESPSVIKSEMATPVTFIYITPQTGVSAVKYKEEAVKVLKDIHLPPGYYLEWEGQSEYLHSAMQKIKWIVPVVLLVILILIYFALGEIVPTLIVFCTLPFALLGGIIYLYLLQFDMSIAVIVGFLALLGIAAETAIVMIVYLQESVEAMHQKMGKQFNTQHLSDAIYEGAVQRVRPKLMTVFAILMGLLPIMYTSGVGSEVMQRIAAPMIGGLVSSAILSLFLIPIFYEMYEKYQLKELKETK